The Geobacter sp. AOG2 genome includes a window with the following:
- the rpmF gene encoding 50S ribosomal protein L32, whose translation MAVPKKKTSKSRKNMRRAHDFLTTQSVSSCPQCKSPKLPHRACPTCGTYKGKEVIDLSSAQ comes from the coding sequence ATGGCAGTACCCAAGAAGAAAACCTCCAAATCCCGGAAAAATATGAGAAGGGCTCACGATTTCCTGACAACCCAGTCGGTTTCGTCCTGCCCCCAGTGCAAGTCTCCCAAGCTTCCCCATCGCGCCTGCCCGACCTGCGGCACGTACAAGGGTAAAGAAGTCATCGATCTCTCCTCGGCGCAGTAA
- a CDS encoding DUF177 domain-containing protein, with product MKISVDHLQEKALTIQIDESADAFPVLSGMQADGSCVFSGPVKGQISAVREYDHVRVAGAVAVPVTLTCSRCLALYEKQIGANFTIFFRKGAPGLERDEDEVELNEQDLVSATYSGDEIDLTHEIEEQVAMEVPFKPLCSEACKGLCPTCGKDLNQGDCSCGRDEVNFKFSALKDFKVSR from the coding sequence ATGAAGATAAGTGTTGACCATCTTCAGGAAAAAGCGCTTACCATACAAATAGATGAGTCGGCTGACGCCTTTCCGGTGCTTTCGGGGATGCAGGCCGACGGTTCCTGCGTCTTCAGCGGTCCGGTCAAAGGTCAGATCAGTGCGGTGCGGGAATATGATCATGTGCGGGTTGCGGGCGCCGTCGCCGTACCGGTGACGCTGACCTGTTCCCGTTGTCTTGCATTGTATGAAAAACAGATCGGTGCGAACTTCACGATCTTTTTCCGCAAAGGCGCGCCGGGCCTGGAAAGGGACGAGGATGAGGTCGAGCTGAATGAGCAGGATCTTGTCTCGGCCACCTACAGCGGTGACGAGATCGACCTTACCCATGAGATCGAAGAACAGGTCGCCATGGAGGTTCCGTTTAAGCCGTTGTGCAGTGAGGCATGTAAGGGGTTGTGCCCGACGTGCGGGAAGGACCTGAACCAGGGCGACTGTTCCTGCGGGCGCGACGAAGTGAATTTCAAGTTCAGCGCCTTGAAGGATTTCAAGGTTTCCCGATAA
- a CDS encoding DUF2723 domain-containing protein translates to MKKKISFGFWKHILPEGVDPYLILAFTIPFAVYMATLAPSVTFFDSGEFLTATYSLGSAHSPGYPLFLMYAKPFTWLPFGNIAFRINMATAFSSSLACMSVYLLTIHLLKEVRIAEDERLAGFAVKAAGLAAALAFGVTPRLWLQSNHDKPYPILAFITAIIFLLLLKWREHFKNGNEQPAYIYACTFLAGMSMAAHQSVVLLLPSWFLLIMLTDWRMILRIKELILATAFALFGFSVHLYLPLRATQNPLLNWGDPKTYGQFMWHFLRKGYPSEPHPRDAALWWAQIKAFNIPHEFTWLGGVLAVFALVCLWRRQREVVIVYGVGVVTFLAVIAGYLNTPYETIFLTEEFFTPLYLLTAVLIGVGLFHLLGFALRKAQLPGHYDLRVYLLAGVMFFVLPVSLCAVNYYENDQHNNYIAYDYATNSLRSLPQNAIMFTWGDSGAFPLWYLQGVERMREDVDLPHTPHLVFDWYLDSMPRVFRNSNLRRVDTQSLDPENCLRIAIAEKIDQRPVFIDFSTRYSVTFNEYIPVQKGLVYRIRRSSEPVGLPDISVWENYNNRGILEKISFLDLDTGKAILIYANSYLETGEFLLSIGRSNEGMRMLVMAEQISPEMKPNVQQVLVRYGLAR, encoded by the coding sequence ATGAAGAAGAAAATCTCATTCGGTTTTTGGAAACACATTCTCCCAGAGGGCGTGGACCCATACCTGATCCTTGCATTCACCATCCCCTTTGCCGTCTATATGGCGACCCTGGCCCCCTCGGTGACCTTTTTCGACAGCGGCGAATTCCTGACCGCCACATATTCCCTGGGATCGGCCCACTCGCCGGGCTATCCCCTGTTTCTCATGTACGCGAAACCGTTTACCTGGCTGCCGTTCGGCAATATCGCCTTTCGCATCAATATGGCCACGGCCTTTTCTTCATCCCTGGCCTGCATGAGCGTGTATCTTCTGACGATCCACCTCCTCAAGGAGGTGCGGATTGCGGAAGATGAACGTTTAGCCGGCTTTGCCGTCAAGGCGGCGGGGTTGGCCGCGGCGCTCGCCTTTGGTGTCACCCCGCGGCTCTGGCTCCAGTCAAATCACGATAAACCCTATCCGATACTGGCCTTTATCACGGCGATTATCTTTCTCCTGCTTTTGAAATGGCGAGAGCATTTCAAAAACGGCAATGAGCAGCCGGCCTATATCTACGCCTGTACCTTTCTGGCCGGCATGAGTATGGCGGCCCACCAGTCGGTCGTTCTGCTCCTGCCGTCCTGGTTCTTGCTGATCATGCTGACCGACTGGCGTATGATCCTGCGGATCAAGGAGTTGATCCTGGCAACCGCCTTTGCCCTGTTCGGTTTTTCCGTACACCTGTATCTGCCGTTGCGGGCAACCCAAAATCCGTTGCTCAACTGGGGCGATCCCAAGACCTACGGGCAGTTCATGTGGCATTTTCTGCGCAAGGGCTACCCGTCCGAGCCCCACCCGCGGGACGCGGCCTTGTGGTGGGCACAGATCAAGGCTTTCAACATCCCTCACGAATTTACCTGGCTGGGCGGGGTGCTGGCCGTATTTGCCCTGGTATGTCTCTGGCGACGGCAGAGGGAGGTGGTCATAGTCTATGGGGTGGGCGTTGTTACATTTCTCGCCGTCATCGCAGGTTATCTGAACACCCCTTATGAAACCATTTTTCTGACCGAGGAGTTTTTTACTCCACTCTATCTCCTGACCGCCGTGCTGATCGGCGTCGGCCTGTTCCATCTGCTCGGGTTTGCGTTGCGCAAGGCGCAGCTTCCCGGGCACTATGACCTGCGGGTGTATCTCCTGGCAGGGGTCATGTTCTTCGTACTCCCGGTTTCCCTGTGCGCCGTGAACTATTACGAGAATGATCAGCACAACAACTATATTGCCTACGATTATGCCACCAATTCCCTGCGATCCCTGCCCCAGAATGCGATAATGTTCACCTGGGGCGACAGCGGCGCCTTCCCGCTCTGGTACCTGCAAGGTGTCGAGCGGATGCGCGAGGATGTGGACCTGCCCCATACACCACATTTGGTATTCGACTGGTACCTTGATTCCATGCCGCGGGTATTCCGTAATTCCAACCTGAGAAGGGTGGATACCCAATCGCTGGACCCTGAGAACTGCCTGCGCATAGCCATTGCCGAAAAGATCGATCAGCGGCCGGTGTTCATAGACTTTTCGACCCGCTATTCGGTCACGTTCAATGAGTATATTCCGGTTCAAAAGGGACTCGTCTATCGCATCCGCCGCAGTTCCGAACCGGTGGGGCTACCCGATATCTCGGTATGGGAGAACTATAATAACCGGGGAATCCTGGAGAAGATATCCTTCCTTGACCTGGATACCGGCAAGGCGATCCTGATCTACGCCAACAGCTATCTTGAAACCGGCGAATTCCTGCTCAGTATCGGCCGTTCCAACGAGGGGATGCGGATGCTGGTCATGGCGGAGCAGATCTCACCCGAAATGAAGCCCAACGTTCAACAGGTACTCGTGCGCTATGGCCTCGCGAGATAA
- the aroE gene encoding shikimate dehydrogenase: protein MLSSLSGSSMVFGIIGHPVRHSLSPAMQNAALKASGCNGVFVPFDVHPEHLGEAVAGLRALGLRGVNVTIPHKTAVIPYLDELDESAAAAGAVNVISNEHGRLIGYNTDGDGLVRSLADEFAFAPENSTVVVIGAGGAARGAVAAICRAGARRIIIANRSRKRAEDLVAAVAGRYPDTILTVVEYGAPLTSFLPDADLVVNTTSLGMNNEAIAGLDLGALDRSAAVYDMVYAPPVTPLLREAHHVGLRHANGLGMLAAQGELAFRIWTGMMPPPGLMKRVLAGICAS, encoded by the coding sequence ATGCTTTCCTCTCTGAGCGGATCAAGTATGGTTTTCGGGATCATCGGCCATCCCGTGCGCCACTCCCTTTCCCCTGCCATGCAAAATGCCGCCCTTAAGGCAAGCGGCTGTAACGGCGTCTTTGTTCCGTTCGACGTTCATCCGGAGCACCTGGGTGAAGCTGTTGCCGGCCTGCGCGCGCTGGGGCTCAGGGGGGTGAATGTGACCATCCCCCACAAGACCGCCGTCATACCGTATCTGGACGAACTTGACGAAAGCGCTGCGGCGGCAGGCGCCGTCAATGTCATCAGCAATGAGCACGGCCGCCTGATCGGCTACAATACCGACGGCGACGGCCTGGTAAGATCCCTGGCCGATGAATTTGCCTTTGCACCCGAAAACAGCACGGTCGTGGTCATCGGGGCCGGCGGCGCCGCCCGCGGGGCCGTTGCCGCCATATGCCGGGCCGGCGCCCGGCGGATCATTATCGCCAATCGCAGCAGGAAAAGGGCCGAAGACCTGGTTGCAGCCGTGGCGGGTCGCTACCCCGATACCATTCTGACGGTGGTCGAATACGGCGCGCCGTTGACCTCTTTCCTTCCTGATGCCGATCTGGTGGTGAATACCACATCACTCGGCATGAACAACGAGGCCATTGCCGGCCTCGACCTCGGGGCGCTTGACCGTAGCGCGGCCGTCTACGATATGGTCTACGCGCCGCCGGTTACGCCGTTGCTCCGGGAGGCCCATCACGTGGGGCTGCGCCACGCAAATGGACTCGGGATGCTGGCGGCCCAGGGGGAGTTGGCCTTTCGTATCTGGACCGGGATGATGCCGCCTCCTGGCCTTATGAAACGCGTTCTGGCCGGAATATGCGCATCATGA